From a single Methanobrevibacter millerae genomic region:
- a CDS encoding energy-converting hydrogenase B subunit J — protein sequence MIYGPMIFGLLFGMVVGSQIKTGNIKDTKFTAASYVIIIIAGLIVAWQLGEFPFYDKLPVARGFVFALIGILLSKLIFARSS from the coding sequence ATGATATACGGACCAATGATTTTCGGTTTGCTCTTTGGAATGGTCGTAGGATCCCAGATAAAAACCGGAAACATAAAGGATACGAAGTTCACCGCAGCCTCTTACGTAATAATAATTATTGCCGGACTGATTGTAGCATGGCAATTGGGCGAATTCCCGTTTTATGATAAATTGCCTGTAGCAAGAGGATTTGTATTTGCCCTGATTGGTATATTGTTGTCGAAATTAATATTTGCAAGGAGCAGCTAA
- a CDS encoding MnhB domain-containing protein: MSQILKLIALPISIILICLGIMTILGGHITPGGGFQGGAMIASGVIFSLLVYGLGNSPMEFSHTYIEIFESVGALGYIVLGLVGLFAGGFFLYNVGADVFNIIPASIQSIFHYPDTTNAGIIPYLNIFVGLKVFAGLSAIAIAFAGFKKLTEEDVD, translated from the coding sequence ATGAGTCAGATTCTTAAGTTAATAGCTTTGCCTATTTCAATCATTTTAATTTGTTTAGGTATAATGACGATTCTCGGAGGACATATAACTCCTGGAGGAGGTTTCCAGGGAGGAGCAATGATTGCCTCAGGAGTAATATTCTCACTTCTCGTTTACGGGCTGGGAAATTCTCCAATGGAATTTTCACATACCTATATAGAAATATTCGAATCAGTCGGCGCATTAGGCTACATCGTTTTGGGACTTGTCGGATTATTTGCAGGAGGATTCTTCCTCTACAATGTCGGAGCCGATGTCTTCAACATCATTCCGGCTTCAATCCAAAGCATTTTCCACTATCCCGACACTACAAATGCAGGTATCATTCCTTACCTCAACATATTTGTAGGTTTGAAGGTGTTTGCCGGTTTAAGCGCAATAGCTATTGCATTTGCCGGATTTAAGAAATTAACTGAGGAGGATGTGGATTAG
- a CDS encoding EhbH, translating to MSNNVRNLFAAVITAVLSVTLFDAVYHISDMITPGVSNIYNALGTQVTPNMVTMVIFDFRGYDTLGESIILLSAGLVVLLVFGRGKLGGKQ from the coding sequence TTGTCTAATAATGTTAGAAACTTATTCGCTGCGGTAATAACTGCAGTATTGTCAGTTACGTTGTTTGACGCCGTTTATCACATAAGCGACATGATCACTCCCGGTGTAAGCAATATCTATAACGCTTTGGGAACTCAGGTCACGCCGAACATGGTAACGATGGTAATTTTCGATTTCAGGGGCTATGATACCCTTGGTGAATCAATCATTCTGTTAAGTGCCGGTCTGGTAGTATTGCTGGTATTCGGCAGAGGAAAATTGGGGGGCAAACAATGA
- a CDS encoding hydrogenase has translation MKLYDQIFYVVKKFKELFSPGPVTNADVSGSITAEIFLIVSLVIASLLLRHINVLLAGFVTLILAIVLICNIPLIPKFKIEQEDSLEKMLFYAIITLGLIVIFLYWGGVLV, from the coding sequence ATGAAGCTTTACGATCAAATCTTTTATGTAGTCAAGAAGTTTAAGGAACTCTTCTCTCCGGGCCCTGTAACGAATGCTGACGTTTCAGGAAGCATTACTGCAGAAATATTTCTTATAGTTTCACTGGTAATAGCTTCACTTCTGCTCAGGCACATTAACGTCCTGCTTGCAGGCTTCGTTACATTAATACTGGCTATCGTATTGATATGCAACATTCCTCTAATTCCTAAATTCAAAATTGAACAGGAGGATTCGCTGGAGAAGATGTTATTCTATGCAATTATTACCTTAGGATTAATTGTAATATTCCTGTACTGGGGTGGTGTCCTTGTCTAA
- the ehbF gene encoding energy conserving hydrogenase EhbF, which translates to MNELIPLMVIVPMMAALLLSAFSKYDKLIKALAFVVALCLPLIPLLSNYGLHYFGGYEPIVDNITNIVYHPAITYSFDFLQQIFIGAVGILTFLVVFIYLTKYKKVSGPYLFLLFMGTAAVTALMLTDDIFHMFVFFEILALAQVGIVAASSIDYSYEMALKYMILGSIGSPMMLLGIGFLLAMTGTVNVTDIVAIVHGGLLNVASPVFLAALGLIFFGWLYASGLPPFHTIKSGIYSKAEPHGAALLQSFTVISMISIVMIMFRIFSSLPIFEVLIVLFSVLAMILGVSLALMQTDFRRMIGFLAVGELGFIGLGIGLGTQFALTAGLFQALNEIVITALLFIGFGAIVNATNEVDTRKLGGLLAYHPKVGIMLLIGGLAMAGVPPLSGFQSKLMLVQASLSCGYPELSILAIMVSIATFVVFVKTFYVMFLRPKPHDLEVVDKEVPKAMVFAMAVLLIIILALGIFPDIVTSGISNYVGGMLL; encoded by the coding sequence ATGAATGAATTAATTCCATTGATGGTTATTGTTCCTATGATGGCAGCCTTGCTTTTAAGCGCATTTTCAAAATACGACAAGCTCATTAAGGCTTTGGCATTTGTCGTTGCACTCTGTCTGCCTTTAATTCCGTTGCTGTCAAACTACGGACTGCATTACTTCGGAGGATATGAGCCGATTGTTGACAATATCACAAACATCGTCTATCATCCGGCAATCACGTATTCCTTTGACTTCCTGCAGCAGATATTCATAGGAGCTGTTGGAATTCTGACTTTCCTGGTTGTATTTATCTATTTAACCAAATATAAGAAAGTTTCAGGACCATATCTCTTCCTGCTGTTCATGGGTACGGCTGCAGTAACGGCATTAATGCTTACAGACGACATTTTCCACATGTTCGTATTCTTTGAAATACTTGCTCTGGCTCAGGTGGGTATTGTAGCTGCCTCATCAATAGATTACAGTTATGAAATGGCTTTAAAGTACATGATTTTAGGATCAATCGGAAGCCCTATGATGCTTTTGGGTATCGGATTCCTGCTTGCAATGACCGGTACCGTTAACGTGACAGACATCGTAGCAATAGTCCATGGAGGACTTTTAAATGTGGCATCTCCGGTGTTCCTGGCAGCTTTAGGCCTTATCTTCTTCGGATGGCTCTACGCATCAGGTCTGCCTCCGTTCCACACAATCAAATCAGGAATCTACAGTAAGGCGGAACCTCACGGAGCGGCTCTGCTTCAGTCATTTACGGTCATTTCAATGATTTCAATAGTAATGATAATGTTCAGGATATTCTCATCATTGCCTATATTTGAAGTTCTCATCGTACTGTTTTCAGTTCTTGCAATGATTTTGGGCGTATCCCTTGCGCTGATGCAGACCGACTTCAGGCGTATGATTGGATTTCTGGCTGTCGGAGAGCTCGGTTTTATCGGATTGGGTATAGGTCTTGGAACCCAGTTTGCCCTGACCGCAGGTCTTTTCCAGGCATTGAACGAAATAGTGATTACCGCATTATTATTCATAGGATTCGGAGCTATAGTAAACGCCACCAACGAGGTGGACACCCGTAAATTGGGAGGCCTTTTGGCATATCACCCTAAAGTGGGCATAATGCTTTTAATCGGCGGTCTTGCAATGGCTGGTGTACCTCCGCTAAGCGGTTTCCAGTCAAAATTAATGCTTGTTCAGGCTTCCTTAAGCTGCGGCTATCCGGAACTGTCCATTCTGGCAATCATGGTCAGCATCGCAACATTTGTGGTATTCGTAAAAACCTTCTATGTGATGTTTTTAAGGCCAAAGCCACACGATCTGGAAGTAGTTGACAAGGAAGTTCCAAAGGCAATGGTATTTGCAATGGCAGTTTTATTAATTATTATCCTGGCATTGGGTATATTCCCAGATATCGTAACGAGCGGAATTTCCAATTACGTTGGAGGTATGTTACTATGA
- a CDS encoding cation:proton antiporter subunit C gives MADIQLIILLTSVALVVIGLYAAIFVDNIIKKIIGISFIEEGANLFIVGIGYKAGGIVPIILPDMNATWFAQNASYPLPYGLVLTSIVIGASTLAVMLALVMVLYRKYGTLSTSVMLADTSKQEEYDE, from the coding sequence ATGGCGGACATTCAGCTAATCATATTGTTAACGTCAGTTGCTCTGGTTGTAATCGGCCTTTATGCAGCTATCTTTGTGGATAACATTATCAAGAAAATTATCGGTATCAGCTTCATTGAAGAGGGAGCTAACCTGTTCATAGTTGGAATAGGCTATAAGGCGGGCGGAATCGTTCCTATTATCCTGCCGGATATGAACGCAACATGGTTTGCACAGAATGCGTCCTATCCTCTTCCTTACGGTCTGGTTCTTACCAGCATCGTTATCGGAGCTTCTACCTTGGCGGTTATGCTTGCCCTGGTCATGGTTCTATACAGAAAATACGGAACCTTAAGCACCAGTGTAATGCTGGCTGACACATCAAAACAGGAGGAATACGATGAATGA
- a CDS encoding hydrogenase subunit MbhD domain-containing protein, whose translation MLEIILMIIIIISAILALVQKDLLKAAILTGFSGGAMAVLFQVLLAPDVALTQAIVCAVIIPVFLALAVKKTQRSDA comes from the coding sequence ATGTTAGAGATTATATTGATGATTATAATTATTATAAGTGCAATTCTTGCTCTTGTTCAGAAAGATCTGCTTAAGGCAGCAATACTGACAGGATTTTCCGGAGGAGCAATGGCGGTTCTCTTCCAGGTACTGCTTGCGCCGGATGTTGCCCTGACCCAGGCCATTGTATGTGCGGTCATCATTCCTGTATTTTTAGCTTTGGCGGTTAAGAAAACCCAGAGGAGTGATGCATGA
- a CDS encoding cation:proton antiporter: MIVEYIQSALLIIAAFLMIVAAVGMVSLPKDMKNVVYGRIHIVGVFDIACVIAMIGLGQYLLAGIYFVLAPFTAHAIANAFYKSEDVENNAKLGEVEEEIDDANPFVHHKSKIQELESEDSEKLKADERFTFSTLEIEEE; this comes from the coding sequence ATGATTGTTGAGTATATACAATCTGCACTCCTTATTATCGCAGCCTTCCTGATGATAGTGGCTGCCGTTGGTATGGTAAGTCTTCCAAAAGATATGAAAAACGTTGTTTATGGTAGAATTCATATTGTAGGTGTTTTTGATATTGCCTGCGTCATAGCAATGATCGGATTAGGACAATACCTGCTTGCCGGAATTTACTTTGTTCTGGCACCATTTACAGCCCACGCAATCGCTAATGCATTTTATAAAAGTGAGGATGTTGAAAATAACGCCAAATTAGGCGAAGTTGAAGAGGAAATTGATGATGCAAATCCTTTCGTTCATCACAAGTCCAAGATTCAGGAACTGGAAAGCGAAGACTCTGAAAAACTAAAAGCCGATGAACGTTTCACTTTTTCAACTTTAGAGATTGAGGAGGAGTAA
- a CDS encoding monovalent cation/H+ antiporter subunit E yields MFLTRIGYGIIYFLDLIYEIIKSTIDVVFNKIMRRDINPVVIDVETVLERPVSQTILANSISLTPGTLSVDLDSENQIIKVAAISPRSKEDIIPFEPYIKKMLE; encoded by the coding sequence ATGTTTTTGACTAGAATCGGTTATGGAATTATTTATTTCTTAGACCTTATTTACGAAATTATTAAATCAACGATTGACGTCGTTTTTAATAAGATTATGAGAAGAGATATTAATCCTGTAGTTATCGATGTTGAAACAGTTTTAGAGAGACCTGTTTCCCAGACCATTTTGGCCAACAGTATTTCTTTAACTCCAGGAACATTATCTGTTGATTTAGACTCTGAAAATCAAATTATTAAAGTAGCTGCTATTTCTCCAAGAAGTAAAGAGGATATCATTCCTTTTGAACCATATATTAAGAAGATGTTAGAATAG
- a CDS encoding arsenic resistance protein, giving the protein MELIEKLEPVILLSAIAIGLILSNVDFLADNTGNLINLFLCLMLYGLFLEVPLKDLKKSFKNVKFTLTSLIINFIWTPLFGYFLGNLFINGNVDIFIGFFMLILTPCTDWYLVFTKMAKGDLNLSLSILPINLILQIILLPVYLILFFSSGNSINYSDLVYSLVIVIVIPFMLAQITKLILNNDLKQKATGFFSKYQILFLALAVFAIFNSQGNLLFENLNSLLTIFIPLIAFFASNTIIDLLLSEQIHFTYEEYASLTMTTLARNSPLALAIAINSFPGRELIAIALVIGPLIELPVLYIVSRFVLYIKNSGLFFVCRL; this is encoded by the coding sequence ATGGAATTAATAGAGAAATTAGAACCGGTAATATTATTGTCTGCAATAGCCATTGGATTGATTTTAAGCAATGTGGATTTTTTAGCAGACAATACCGGAAATTTAATTAATCTGTTCCTGTGCCTGATGCTATACGGGCTCTTTTTGGAAGTTCCCCTTAAAGACCTGAAAAAAAGCTTTAAAAACGTTAAATTCACACTTACAAGCCTTATAATTAACTTTATCTGGACGCCGCTATTCGGTTATTTTTTAGGAAATCTCTTCATTAACGGAAACGTTGACATTTTCATCGGATTTTTTATGCTCATACTGACCCCATGTACCGACTGGTATCTGGTATTTACCAAAATGGCCAAAGGAGACCTTAACTTAAGCCTTTCAATACTTCCGATTAATTTAATCCTGCAAATAATACTGCTTCCCGTTTATCTTATACTCTTTTTCTCAAGCGGAAATTCAATCAATTATTCTGATCTGGTCTATTCATTAGTGATAGTAATCGTGATTCCATTTATGTTAGCCCAGATTACCAAATTAATATTGAACAATGATTTAAAGCAAAAAGCCACCGGATTCTTTTCAAAATATCAAATTCTGTTTTTAGCTTTGGCTGTCTTTGCAATATTCAACAGTCAGGGAAATCTCTTATTTGAAAACCTGAATTCCCTTTTAACAATATTTATTCCGTTAATCGCATTTTTTGCCTCAAACACCATAATTGACTTGCTCTTATCCGAGCAGATCCATTTCACCTATGAGGAATATGCAAGCCTGACCATGACCACTCTAGCCCGGAATTCACCGTTGGCTCTGGCAATTGCAATAAATTCATTTCCAGGACGTGAATTAATAGCCATTGCCCTTGTAATAGGGCCTCTGATTGAACTGCCTGTTCTTTATATTGTTTCAAGATTTGTATTGTACATTAAAAACTCAGGATTGTTTTTCGTCTGCAGACTCTAA
- a CDS encoding metal-dependent hydrolase, giving the protein MSSYKGHTLFALILALLFSFNPLIIALTVIGANIPDFDHKVRVENAYKMIILGLLVFISLYILKLPYYLGLIIVFLGVTFYFSEHRSFTHSIPGILILTSAVSLILIWAWELLINVTVLPNNYLIAILIALLSFLFLNKRLLPIFIPLFFISVVVLQTFEISYVQIVLALFLGIFSHSVLDATTPAGVKLFAPISQNDYHKNFAMVSIFVLIVLAVFVRAPMLFSLFENYVRI; this is encoded by the coding sequence TTGTCTTCATACAAAGGTCATACTCTGTTTGCATTAATTCTGGCATTGCTATTTTCTTTTAATCCTCTAATAATTGCTTTAACAGTGATTGGTGCAAATATACCTGATTTCGACCATAAGGTCAGGGTAGAGAATGCCTATAAGATGATAATTTTGGGATTGCTGGTGTTTATATCACTGTATATCCTAAAATTACCTTATTATTTAGGTCTGATAATTGTATTTCTAGGCGTAACCTTTTATTTCTCTGAACACAGAAGTTTTACCCATTCTATCCCTGGAATATTAATATTGACTTCAGCCGTTTCATTAATACTGATATGGGCATGGGAACTGTTAATTAATGTGACAGTTCTTCCAAACAACTACCTGATTGCGATTCTCATTGCCCTTTTAAGCTTTTTATTTTTGAATAAAAGGTTATTGCCTATATTCATACCATTGTTTTTCATTTCAGTGGTTGTCCTGCAGACATTTGAGATTTCATATGTTCAGATAGTATTGGCATTGTTTTTAGGCATCTTTTCACACAGCGTTCTTGATGCGACAACGCCTGCAGGAGTTAAGCTCTTTGCTCCGATATCCCAAAATGACTATCATAAGAACTTTGCAATGGTGTCAATATTCGTTTTGATTGTTTTGGCGGTTTTCGTCAGGGCACCGATGCTATTTTCATTGTTTGAAAATTATGTTCGGATTTAA
- a CDS encoding succinylglutamate desuccinylase/aspartoacylase family protein translates to MDFDMLEDFDNVEMSYVTFLSKGYVSRNKHIFDEMELTPLTKFVLQSCVYGTPIFKLGNSGKKLLILSGIHGNELPPQKACLTLFNELIEVDLNNTVYFIPIASPKSTMNNERTFNSVDLNRAAHMANSLSNKIINVIEELKIDFVADFHSTAYNSNPGFEAVFSSKNPSPESFLMANYISDEVGSEIISFDVAGSQYKGAVEDVCNLRGIPAITCEVVSPFASIGKGSFEKSLEQMKSFLAYFGF, encoded by the coding sequence ATGGATTTCGATATGCTTGAAGATTTTGACAATGTTGAGATGAGTTACGTTACTTTCTTATCAAAAGGATATGTTTCAAGAAACAAACATATCTTTGACGAGATGGAACTGACTCCGCTGACCAAATTCGTTCTGCAGTCATGTGTTTACGGAACTCCAATCTTTAAATTGGGCAATTCAGGAAAAAAGCTGCTTATTTTATCCGGAATCCATGGAAACGAATTGCCTCCCCAAAAGGCATGTCTGACATTATTCAATGAACTGATTGAAGTCGATTTGAATAATACGGTCTATTTCATTCCTATTGCCTCTCCAAAGTCAACAATGAACAATGAAAGAACATTCAATTCCGTTGATTTAAACCGGGCCGCACATATGGCCAATTCATTAAGCAACAAGATAATTAACGTCATTGAAGAGCTCAAAATCGACTTTGTAGCTGACTTTCACTCAACTGCATACAACAGCAATCCGGGCTTTGAAGCGGTATTTTCATCTAAAAATCCTTCTCCTGAAAGTTTTTTGATGGCCAACTATATTTCGGATGAGGTCGGAAGCGAAATCATTTCCTTTGACGTTGCAGGCTCCCAGTATAAGGGTGCGGTTGAAGACGTATGCAACTTAAGGGGAATACCGGCCATTACTTGTGAAGTGGTCTCTCCTTTCGCATCAATCGGAAAGGGAAGCTTTGAGAAATCATTAGAACAGATGAAGAGTTTTCTCGCTTATTTCGGCTTCTGA
- a CDS encoding IGHMBP2 family helicase — protein MKKYIKKLIKFVNYEREAEIELMVSEIEKMSGEKREELGRAINKVKGKYLGKELGLNIVQFGRREIIDTEISVGDMILVSTGNPLRSDLTGTVTEKGARYIKVAFDHRVPKWALKKKVRLDLYANDITFRRMEDNLNHLSLKGKNALEYSLNKRDPKHNKDNIYIDFIDQSLNKSQKKAIKESLSSQNFFLIHGPFGTGKTRTLVELISQEVRQKRKVLATAESNAAVDNIVERLVLNEKLKITRLGHPQRVSKDNIKYTLAYKVENHDLNDKIKRIHKKIDKLIEKRSGFTKPTPQYRRGFSDHDILYYASKGKGGRGISPDKMKSMANWLDYNLEIDELHDEIKRIENKMIKDIIEESNVILSTNSSAALESISQTKFDVVIIDEASQATIPSVLIPIAKARRFILAGDHKQLPPTIISDKAHELEDTLFESLIEKYPQKSQLLNVQYRMNKVLMEFPNSEFYANKLKSDSNVDNINLKDISDVEDDDALLFIDTCDLDTHEKHLKDSKSIVNHVEARIALKVANDYVNAGIDEKDIGIISPYADQVKLISEKTDIEVKTVDGFQGREKEIIIISTVRSNDYGQIGFLKDLRRLNVAITRAKRKLIIIGNSNTLKSNATYERLIDFVEAKDLRVII, from the coding sequence TTGAAAAAATACATTAAAAAACTGATAAAATTTGTTAATTATGAACGGGAAGCCGAAATAGAGTTAATGGTTTCGGAAATAGAAAAGATGTCCGGTGAAAAAAGGGAAGAATTGGGCAGAGCCATTAATAAAGTCAAAGGAAAGTATCTGGGAAAGGAACTGGGCTTAAACATCGTTCAATTCGGAAGAAGGGAAATCATCGATACCGAAATAAGCGTCGGAGACATGATTTTAGTAAGCACAGGCAATCCCTTAAGAAGCGACTTGACCGGAACGGTTACAGAAAAGGGAGCAAGATACATAAAGGTCGCATTTGACCATCGCGTTCCCAAATGGGCATTGAAGAAAAAGGTAAGACTTGATTTATATGCAAACGACATCACTTTCAGAAGAATGGAGGACAATCTGAATCATTTAAGCCTGAAAGGAAAGAATGCTTTGGAATACAGCTTAAACAAAAGGGATCCGAAGCACAATAAAGATAACATTTACATTGACTTTATCGACCAGTCATTGAACAAATCCCAGAAAAAGGCCATTAAGGAGAGTCTTTCAAGCCAGAACTTCTTTTTGATACACGGTCCTTTCGGAACGGGAAAAACCAGGACTTTGGTTGAGCTGATTTCACAGGAAGTTAGGCAAAAAAGAAAAGTCCTTGCAACCGCCGAAAGCAATGCGGCCGTTGACAATATCGTCGAAAGGCTTGTTTTGAATGAAAAGTTAAAAATTACACGATTAGGCCATCCGCAAAGAGTATCGAAGGACAATATCAAATATACGTTAGCCTATAAAGTTGAAAATCATGATTTAAACGATAAAATCAAAAGAATACATAAAAAGATTGATAAACTGATTGAAAAGAGAAGCGGCTTTACCAAGCCTACCCCCCAGTACAGGAGAGGCTTTTCAGACCATGACATTTTATACTATGCCTCCAAGGGAAAGGGCGGACGTGGAATAAGCCCTGATAAAATGAAATCAATGGCTAACTGGCTTGATTACAACCTGGAAATCGATGAATTGCATGATGAAATAAAAAGGATTGAAAACAAGATGATTAAAGACATCATCGAGGAAAGCAATGTCATCCTATCCACGAATTCATCAGCGGCTCTTGAAAGCATTTCCCAGACCAAGTTCGATGTGGTAATCATTGATGAGGCTTCACAGGCAACGATTCCAAGTGTATTAATACCAATAGCTAAAGCACGCAGGTTCATACTGGCAGGAGACCACAAGCAGCTTCCGCCGACGATAATAAGCGACAAGGCCCATGAGCTGGAAGACACCTTATTCGAGTCATTGATTGAAAAGTATCCGCAGAAGTCACAGCTTTTAAACGTTCAGTACCGCATGAACAAAGTATTGATGGAGTTTCCAAACTCCGAGTTTTACGCAAACAAGCTTAAAAGCGATTCAAACGTTGACAACATTAACTTAAAAGACATTTCAGACGTCGAGGATGACGATGCGTTACTGTTCATTGACACCTGCGACTTGGACACTCACGAAAAGCACTTAAAGGATTCAAAGTCAATCGTCAATCACGTTGAGGCAAGAATCGCCCTTAAGGTGGCGAACGATTACGTTAATGCGGGCATTGATGAAAAGGATATTGGAATTATAAGCCCATATGCAGATCAGGTCAAGTTAATATCCGAAAAGACCGATATCGAAGTCAAGACGGTTGACGGTTTTCAGGGACGGGAAAAGGAAATCATTATTATTTCAACTGTTAGAAGCAATGACTATGGGCAAATCGGATTTTTAAAGGACTTGAGACGTTTGAACGTTGCAATAACACGTGCAAAACGTAAATTAATCATTATAGGAAACAGCAATACGCTAAAATCCAATGCGACATACGAACGCCTCATTGATTTTGTCGAAGCAAAGGATTTGAGAGTTATTATTTAG
- a CDS encoding argininosuccinate synthase, with the protein MDKVVLAFSGGLDTSVCVKLLEEKYDVEVITACVDVGQGDEEIEKAEKMAATIGTGKHYTIDAKEEFANEYIARGIKANAEYEGYPLSTALARPLIAQKIIEVAEKEGATAIAHGCTGKGNDQFRFEAVILAMSDLDIIAPIRELNLTRTEEQAYAEEKGIKLNYEKIYSIDENIWGRSIEGGNLEDPANEPPEDIYEWTKSWEEANDEPQKVTIEFEEGIPVAIDGEMMPLIDLIKKANEIAGDNGIGRVDTIENRMIGLKSRENYEVPGAKLLIAAHQALEELVLTTDELRFAEYMSTLYADLVYRALWQEPLREDLDQAFDSMQQRVSGEVTMKLFKGSIQPLIRKSPFSLHSIEQITFEDKDTDQREVEGMIKYHGLQAANYQKLNR; encoded by the coding sequence ATGGACAAAGTAGTCTTGGCATTCAGCGGTGGATTGGACACCTCTGTCTGCGTTAAATTATTAGAAGAAAAATATGATGTAGAAGTAATTACTGCTTGTGTAGATGTAGGACAAGGCGATGAAGAGATTGAAAAAGCAGAAAAAATGGCTGCCACCATTGGAACCGGAAAACACTACACAATTGACGCTAAAGAAGAATTTGCAAATGAATATATAGCAAGAGGAATTAAGGCAAACGCCGAATATGAAGGATATCCGTTAAGTACTGCGCTTGCAAGACCTTTAATAGCTCAAAAAATCATTGAAGTGGCTGAAAAGGAAGGCGCAACCGCAATTGCACACGGATGTACCGGAAAAGGAAACGACCAATTCAGGTTTGAAGCCGTAATCCTTGCAATGTCCGATTTGGACATCATTGCTCCAATCAGGGAATTGAACCTTACAAGAACTGAAGAGCAGGCTTATGCTGAAGAAAAAGGCATCAAATTAAACTACGAAAAGATTTACAGTATCGATGAAAACATCTGGGGAAGATCCATCGAAGGAGGAAACCTCGAAGACCCTGCAAACGAACCTCCTGAAGACATCTACGAATGGACCAAATCCTGGGAGGAAGCTAACGATGAACCTCAAAAGGTCACCATCGAGTTCGAGGAAGGTATTCCTGTAGCTATTGACGGTGAAATGATGCCATTAATCGATTTAATCAAGAAAGCTAATGAAATAGCTGGAGACAACGGAATCGGAAGAGTCGACACCATCGAAAACAGGATGATCGGACTTAAAAGCCGTGAAAACTACGAAGTTCCTGGAGCAAAATTATTAATTGCAGCTCACCAGGCCTTGGAAGAGCTTGTTTTAACTACTGACGAGTTAAGGTTCGCAGAATACATGTCTACCCTTTACGCTGACTTGGTATACAGAGCATTATGGCAGGAACCTTTAAGGGAAGACCTGGACCAGGCCTTTGACAGCATGCAGCAAAGGGTCAGCGGTGAAGTCACTATGAAACTCTTTAAGGGCTCAATCCAGCCGTTAATCAGAAAATCACCTTTCAGCCTCCACAGCATCGAACAGATTACCTTTGAAGACAAGGACACTGACCAGAGAGAAGTTGAAGGTATGATCAAATACCACGGTCTTCAGGCCGCAAATTATCAAAAATTAAACAGATAG